A window of Streptomyces sp. NBC_01142 genomic DNA:
GCAGCTCATCGACGTCTTCGCCGGCGACGGCAAGAAGACCTCGACGGCGGGCCGCAAGGGGGAGTGCAAACCCGCCCCCAAGGCTTCCGTGGCCCCCCTGCCACCCAGGCCCCGTCAGATCACGGTGAACGTCTACAACGCGACCCCGCGCAGCGGCCTCGCCAAGGCGGCGGCCGACGAGCTGAAGAAACGCGGCTTCGCCATCGGCAAGGTGGGCAACGCCCCGGCCGCGTACGACAAGAAGGTCGCGGGCACCGGAATACTGCTGGGCGCGCCCGAGGCGAACGAAGGCGCCTTCCGGGTACTCGCCACCCAGCTCAGGGGCACCCAGCTGAAGAACGACACCCGCGACACGGCGGACGTCGACCTGATCCTCGGCACGGCCTTCAAGAACCTGGCCGCAAAGAAGAACGCCGACGCGGCCCTGGCCGTCATGGCCGAGCCCGCACCGGCGTCCGCGGGAAAGTGCTGATCCCCCGCCCCCCGAGGCCGAGGCACACGGTCCTCAGGGCGTCCGGGGAGCGGTGCACCGACTAGTCCACCGTGCCGTACATGCGGTCGCCCGCGTCGCCGAGGCCCGGCACGATGTAGCCGTGCTCGTTGAGCCGCTCGTCGACCGAGGCGGTGACCACGGTGACCGGCGTGCCCGCCAGCTCGCGCTCCATCACCTCGACGCCCTCGGGCGCCGCGAGCAGCACGACCGCGGTCACATCGTCCGCGCCGCGCTTGATGAGCTCCCGGATCGCCGCGACCAGGGTGCCGCCGGTGGCCAGCATCGGGTCGAGGACGTACACCTGACGGCCGGAGAGGTCCTCCGGCATCCGGGTGGCATACGTCGACGCCTCCAGGGTCTCCTCGTTGCGGATCATCCCGAGGAAGCCCACCTCGGCGGTCGGCAGCAGCCGGACCATCCCGTCGAGCATGCCCAGGCCTGCCCG
This region includes:
- a CDS encoding LytR C-terminal domain-containing protein — its product is MSMLTPPGMGGKYRITGDKYPRMRRPRNRRRSVSAALAAVVALALAGWGTLQLIDVFAGDGKKTSTAGRKGECKPAPKASVAPLPPRPRQITVNVYNATPRSGLAKAAADELKKRGFAIGKVGNAPAAYDKKVAGTGILLGAPEANEGAFRVLATQLRGTQLKNDTRDTADVDLILGTAFKNLAAKKNADAALAVMAEPAPASAGKC
- the upp gene encoding uracil phosphoribosyltransferase, producing the protein MRIHVVDHPLVAHKLTTLRDKRTDSPTFRRLADELVTLLAYEATRDVRTEQVDIQTPVTGTTGVKLSYPRPLVVPILRAGLGMLDGMVRLLPTAEVGFLGMIRNEETLEASTYATRMPEDLSGRQVYVLDPMLATGGTLVAAIRELIKRGADDVTAVVLLAAPEGVEVMERELAGTPVTVVTASVDERLNEHGYIVPGLGDAGDRMYGTVD